In Streptomyces sp. NBC_00483, a single window of DNA contains:
- the thiC gene encoding phosphomethylpyrimidine synthase ThiC — MTTTDAHTPASNSTEEAGRSIGWHKGYIRGSRPDLQVPVRQVHLTNGQSVTLYDTSGPYTDPTVDTDVRRGLAPLRENWIIARGDTEEYAGRPARPEDDGLKHTSPRGGLRNLDAVFPGRPRQPRRGRDGQAVTQLAYARRGEITPEMEYVAIRENVAPEVVREEIAAGRAVLPANVNHPEIEPMIIGKRFLVKVNANIGNSAVTSSIEEEVDKMTWATKWGADTVMDLSTGRNIHTTREWVLRNSPVPIGTVPLYQALEKVDGKAEELTWEIYKDTVIEQAEQGVDYMTVHAGVRLPFVPLTADRKTGIVSRGGSIMAAWCLAHHKESFLYERFEELCEILAAYDVTYSLGDGLRPGSIADANDEAQFAELRTLGELNSIAKRHNVQTMIEGPGHVPMHKIKENIDLQQEICEEAPFYTLGPLTTDVAPAYDHITSGIGAAMIAWWGTAMLCYVTPKEHLGLPNRDDVKTGVITYKIAAHAADLAKGHPDAQAWDDALSDARFEFRWEDQFNLALDPDTAREFHDETLPAEPAKTAHFCSMCGPKFCSMKISQDIRREHGTTSSEIAEGMEQKSKEFAQAGNRVYLPIAD; from the coding sequence ATGACCACAACGGACGCGCACACGCCTGCCTCCAACTCGACCGAGGAGGCCGGCCGGTCCATCGGCTGGCACAAGGGGTACATCAGGGGCTCGCGCCCCGACCTCCAGGTGCCGGTCCGTCAAGTGCACCTCACCAACGGGCAGTCGGTGACGTTGTACGACACCTCAGGTCCGTACACCGACCCGACCGTCGACACCGATGTCCGTCGCGGTCTCGCGCCGCTGCGGGAGAACTGGATCATCGCCCGCGGCGACACCGAGGAGTACGCGGGCCGCCCCGCCCGTCCCGAGGACGACGGCCTCAAGCACACGTCGCCGCGCGGCGGCCTCCGCAACCTCGACGCGGTCTTCCCCGGCCGCCCGCGCCAGCCGCGCCGCGGCCGGGACGGCCAGGCCGTGACCCAACTCGCGTATGCGCGCCGGGGGGAGATCACCCCGGAGATGGAGTACGTGGCCATCCGGGAGAACGTCGCGCCGGAGGTCGTGCGCGAGGAGATCGCGGCGGGCCGGGCCGTGCTGCCCGCGAACGTCAACCACCCGGAGATCGAGCCGATGATCATCGGCAAGCGGTTCCTGGTGAAGGTCAACGCCAATATCGGCAACTCGGCCGTGACGAGCTCCATCGAGGAGGAGGTGGACAAGATGACCTGGGCGACCAAGTGGGGCGCCGACACGGTCATGGACCTCTCCACCGGCCGCAACATCCACACCACGCGTGAATGGGTGCTGCGCAACTCCCCCGTCCCGATCGGCACCGTGCCGCTCTACCAGGCGCTCGAAAAGGTCGACGGCAAGGCCGAGGAACTGACCTGGGAGATCTACAAGGACACGGTCATCGAGCAGGCCGAGCAGGGCGTGGACTACATGACGGTCCACGCGGGCGTCCGCCTCCCGTTCGTCCCGCTGACCGCCGACCGCAAGACCGGCATCGTCTCCCGCGGCGGCTCGATCATGGCCGCGTGGTGCCTCGCGCACCACAAGGAGAGCTTCCTCTACGAGCGCTTCGAGGAGCTCTGCGAGATCCTCGCGGCGTACGACGTCACGTACTCGCTCGGCGACGGCCTGCGCCCCGGCTCCATCGCGGACGCCAACGACGAGGCGCAGTTCGCGGAGCTCCGGACGCTCGGCGAGCTGAACTCGATCGCCAAGCGCCACAACGTGCAGACCATGATCGAGGGTCCGGGACACGTCCCGATGCACAAGATCAAGGAGAACATCGACCTCCAGCAGGAGATCTGCGAGGAGGCGCCGTTCTACACGCTCGGCCCGCTGACCACCGATGTCGCCCCGGCGTACGACCACATCACGTCCGGGATCGGCGCCGCGATGATCGCCTGGTGGGGCACGGCGATGCTCTGCTACGTCACGCCGAAGGAGCACCTGGGCCTGCCCAACCGCGACGACGTGAAGACCGGCGTCATCACGTACAAGATCGCGGCGCACGCGGCGGACCTTGCCAAGGGCCACCCGGACGCGCAGGCCTGGGACGACGCGCTCTCCGACGCCCGCTTCGAGTTCCGGTGGGAGGACCAGTTCAACCTGGCCCTCGACCCGGACACGGCACGGGAGTTCCACGACGAGACGCTGCCGGCGGAGCCCGCGAAGACGGCACACTTCTGCTCGATGTGCGGGCCGAAGTTCTGCTCGATGAAGATCTCGCAGGACATCCGGCGGGAACACGGCACCACCTCCTCGGAGATCGCGGAGGGCATGGAGCAGAAGTCCAAGGAGTTCGCACAGGCGGGCAACCGCGTGTATCTGCCGATCGCCGACTGA
- a CDS encoding metallophosphoesterase translates to MTQGAGPGSAAETETLRDFRVPAYVHDVPANVQPTDPDVPAPGAESPDGYTPTERDLPVINQGDTVQVEVAQPAPTGDEGLGPLFVVGDVHGYLDELLAALCEKGLIDAEGNWAAGTARLWFLGDFTDRGPDGIGVIDLVMRLSAEAAAAGGYCKALMGNHELLLLGAKRFGDTPVNSGAGTATFQAAWLLNGGQKADMDRLQDVHLQWMSRLDAIEIEDDHLLTHSDTTAYLDYGDSIEAVNDTVRETLTRNDADECWDLFRKFTKRFAFKDEESGPSAARQLLDAFGGSRIVHGHSPIPYLLGEVGGEDGDSEDSRPPVEGPHVYANGLAIAMDGGVTMAGKLLVQQLPMDI, encoded by the coding sequence ATGACTCAGGGGGCCGGTCCGGGATCCGCAGCGGAGACGGAGACGCTGCGCGACTTCCGTGTTCCCGCGTACGTCCATGACGTACCGGCGAACGTGCAGCCGACGGACCCCGACGTCCCCGCGCCCGGCGCAGAGAGTCCCGACGGTTACACGCCGACCGAGCGTGACCTGCCGGTCATCAACCAGGGCGACACGGTCCAGGTCGAGGTGGCGCAGCCCGCGCCCACGGGGGACGAGGGCCTCGGCCCGCTGTTCGTCGTCGGCGATGTGCACGGCTACCTCGACGAGCTGCTCGCCGCGCTCTGCGAGAAGGGCCTGATCGACGCGGAGGGCAACTGGGCGGCGGGCACCGCGCGCCTGTGGTTCCTCGGCGACTTCACCGACCGCGGGCCGGACGGGATCGGCGTCATCGACCTCGTCATGCGGCTGTCCGCGGAGGCGGCGGCCGCGGGCGGCTACTGCAAGGCGCTCATGGGCAACCACGAGCTGCTGCTGCTCGGCGCGAAGCGGTTCGGCGACACGCCCGTGAACTCCGGAGCGGGCACCGCCACGTTCCAGGCGGCCTGGTTGCTCAACGGCGGGCAGAAGGCCGACATGGACCGCCTCCAGGACGTGCATCTGCAGTGGATGTCCCGGCTCGACGCGATCGAGATCGAGGACGACCATCTGCTCACGCACTCGGACACCACCGCGTATCTCGACTACGGCGACTCCATCGAGGCCGTCAACGACACGGTGCGCGAGACCCTCACGCGCAATGACGCGGACGAGTGCTGGGACCTGTTCCGCAAGTTCACCAAGCGGTTCGCGTTCAAGGACGAGGAATCGGGGCCCAGCGCCGCACGACAGCTCCTCGACGCCTTCGGCGGCTCGCGCATCGTGCACGGCCACAGCCCGATTCCGTATCTGCTCGGCGAGGTCGGTGGTGAGGACGGGGACAGCGAGGACAGCAGGCCCCCCGTCGAGGGCCCGCATGTGTACGCGAACGGCCTGGCCATCGCCATGGACGGCGGCGTGACCATGGCCGGAAAGCTGCTCGTCCAGCAACTGCCCATGGATATCTGA
- a CDS encoding LacI family DNA-binding transcriptional regulator → MTAAGKHQVSRAETTRRGTRPSRAGIRDVAAAAGVSITTVSDALNGKGRLPDATRRHVREVADRLGYRPSAAARTLRTGKSGLIGLTVTTYGDEPFTFTEFAYFAEMARAATSAALARGYALVILPATSRHDVWSNVALDGTVVIDPSDHDPVVTELVRQGLPVVSDGRPAGTLPVTAWVDNDHEAAVLGILDHLAESGARRIGLLTGTTTDTYTHLSTSAYLRWCERIGQEPVYESYPAHDPCAGAVAADRLLARPDRPDAVYGLFDPNGTDLLAAARRYGLRVPDDLLLVCCSESMVYANTEPPITTLSLKPRRIGTSVVQLLIDAIEGVDSDQPVEQVMPTELIVRTSSHRRPHRTTVSPPRSPGQG, encoded by the coding sequence ATGACAGCAGCAGGGAAGCACCAGGTGAGCCGGGCAGAGACGACCCGCAGGGGCACCCGGCCGAGCCGGGCAGGCATCAGAGACGTTGCCGCAGCCGCCGGGGTCTCGATCACGACTGTGTCCGATGCGCTCAACGGTAAGGGCCGGCTCCCGGACGCCACCCGACGCCACGTTCGCGAGGTCGCCGACCGGTTGGGCTATCGCCCCTCCGCGGCCGCTCGCACGCTCCGTACCGGGAAATCGGGCCTCATCGGCCTGACAGTGACGACGTACGGGGATGAACCTTTCACCTTCACAGAATTCGCGTACTTCGCCGAGATGGCGCGCGCCGCCACCTCCGCCGCGCTCGCCCGCGGGTACGCCCTCGTCATCCTGCCCGCCACCTCACGCCACGACGTGTGGTCGAACGTCGCCCTTGACGGCACCGTCGTCATCGACCCCTCCGACCACGATCCGGTCGTCACCGAGCTGGTCCGCCAGGGCCTGCCGGTCGTCTCCGACGGACGTCCCGCGGGCACCCTGCCCGTGACCGCCTGGGTCGACAACGACCACGAGGCCGCCGTGCTCGGCATCCTCGACCACCTCGCCGAGTCCGGCGCCCGCCGCATCGGCCTACTGACCGGCACCACCACCGACACGTACACGCACCTCTCCACCTCGGCGTATCTGCGCTGGTGCGAGCGGATCGGACAGGAACCGGTCTACGAGTCGTACCCCGCGCACGACCCGTGCGCGGGCGCCGTCGCCGCCGACCGGCTGCTCGCCCGGCCCGACCGCCCCGACGCGGTCTACGGCCTCTTCGATCCCAACGGCACCGATCTGCTCGCCGCCGCGCGCCGCTACGGGCTGCGTGTCCCGGACGACCTGCTGCTGGTGTGCTGCAGCGAGTCGATGGTCTACGCGAACACGGAACCGCCCATCACCACCCTCTCGCTCAAACCGCGGCGGATCGGGACGTCCGTCGTGCAGCTCCTCATCGACGCCATCGAAGGGGTCGATTCCGACCAGCCGGTCGAGCAGGTGATGCCGACCGAACTCATCGTGCGGACCTCGTCCCATCGACGCCCGCACCGCACCACGGTCAGCCCTCCCCGGTCTCCGGGACAGGGCTGA
- the hisC gene encoding histidinol-phosphate transaminase produces MSEINPKLRAELAGIPAYKPGKPAAAGGPVAYKLSSNENPYPPLPGVMEQAIAAAGTFNRYPDMACTGLMNELSDRFGVPVSHLATGTGSVGVAQQMLQATSGPGDEVIYAWRSFEAYPIITQISGAKSVQVPLTPSEDLDLDAMIDAITDRTRLIFVCNPNNPTGNAIRRAELERFLDRVPADVLVVLDEAYREFIRDTEVPDGVEIYRDRPNVAVLRTFSKAYGLAGLRVGFAIAHEPVAAALRKTAVPFGVSQLAQDAAVASLRAEDELLGRVGSLVAERTRVVEGLRAQGWTVPETQANFVWLRLGEKTMDFAAACEQAGVVVRPFAGEGVRTTIAETEANDIFLQTAAEFRKEL; encoded by the coding sequence GTGAGCGAGATCAACCCCAAGCTGCGTGCGGAGCTGGCGGGGATCCCTGCCTACAAGCCCGGCAAGCCGGCCGCCGCCGGGGGGCCGGTGGCGTACAAGCTGTCCTCCAACGAGAATCCCTATCCTCCGCTGCCCGGAGTGATGGAGCAGGCGATCGCGGCCGCCGGGACCTTCAACCGCTACCCGGACATGGCGTGCACCGGCCTGATGAACGAGCTGTCCGACCGTTTCGGTGTGCCCGTCTCGCACCTCGCCACCGGCACCGGCTCGGTCGGCGTCGCGCAGCAGATGCTCCAGGCGACCTCGGGGCCGGGTGACGAGGTCATCTACGCGTGGCGGTCCTTCGAGGCGTACCCGATCATCACGCAGATCAGCGGCGCGAAGTCGGTGCAGGTGCCGCTCACGCCGAGCGAGGACCTCGACCTCGACGCGATGATCGACGCGATCACCGACCGCACGCGCCTCATCTTCGTCTGCAACCCCAACAACCCCACGGGCAATGCCATCCGCCGGGCCGAGCTGGAACGGTTCCTCGACCGGGTGCCCGCCGATGTCCTGGTGGTCCTCGACGAGGCGTACCGGGAGTTCATCCGCGACACCGAGGTGCCGGACGGCGTCGAGATCTACCGGGACCGGCCGAACGTGGCGGTGCTGCGGACCTTCTCGAAGGCGTACGGGCTCGCGGGGCTCCGGGTGGGCTTCGCCATCGCGCACGAGCCGGTCGCCGCGGCGCTGCGCAAGACGGCGGTCCCCTTCGGTGTGAGCCAGCTCGCGCAGGACGCGGCGGTGGCCTCGCTGCGCGCGGAGGACGAGCTGCTCGGCCGGGTCGGCTCGTTGGTGGCCGAGCGCACGCGGGTCGTCGAGGGGCTGCGGGCGCAGGGCTGGACGGTGCCCGAGACGCAGGCCAACTTCGTGTGGCTGCGCCTGGGGGAGAAGACGATGGACTTCGCGGCGGCCTGTGAGCAGGCGGGCGTGGTCGTGCGGCCGTTCGCGGGCGAGGGTGTGCGCACCACGATCGCGGAGACCGAGGCCAACGACATCTTCCTGCAGACGGCCGCGGAGTTCCGCAAGGAGCTCTGA
- a CDS encoding cytochrome ubiquinol oxidase subunit I, whose translation MDPTTIALAPETLARWQFGITTVYHFLFVPLTISLAALTAGLETAWVRTGKEKYFHATKFWGKLFLINIAIGVATGLVQEFQFGMNWSDYSKFVGDVFGAPLAMEALIAFFFESTFIGLWIFGWDKLPKKLHCACMWMVSIGTLASGYFILAANSWMQHPVGYEIDPKTGVARLNDIWHVLFQNTAVVQFAHTISSAFLTGGAFMIGVSSFLLWKIKKQKDAGEQVDRKRTITLRSSLRLGLVTAMIAGVLVALSGDQLAKVMFKQQPMKMASAEALWDTECPAPFSIFAVGNVNKGHNSVEIELPGLLSFLADDNFSSCVPGIHETAKAEAEKYGGKAEDYIPNIFVTFWGFRLMIGIGLTAAVAAGAGFWLTRKRRWLLPEHRRGEDEIPKLMLTNKKELGPTVTKWGWRVGMASLIFPFIANSIGWIFTEMGRQPWAVFGLFRTADSVSPGVSQTEMAISLTALTLLYAVLFWINVRLMKKYAIKGPDTDEEPPTKDPKLRGPSGDDSDDDDADKPLTFAY comes from the coding sequence GTGGACCCGACAACGATCGCCCTCGCGCCGGAGACCCTGGCGCGATGGCAGTTCGGCATCACCACCGTCTACCACTTCCTGTTCGTCCCACTGACGATCTCTCTGGCCGCGCTCACGGCGGGCCTGGAGACGGCATGGGTACGCACGGGCAAGGAGAAGTACTTCCACGCCACGAAGTTCTGGGGGAAGCTTTTCCTGATCAATATCGCGATCGGCGTCGCGACCGGCCTCGTGCAGGAGTTCCAGTTCGGCATGAACTGGTCGGACTACTCGAAGTTCGTCGGTGACGTCTTCGGTGCTCCGCTCGCGATGGAGGCGCTGATCGCCTTCTTCTTCGAGTCCACCTTCATCGGACTGTGGATCTTCGGCTGGGACAAGCTGCCGAAGAAGCTCCACTGCGCCTGCATGTGGATGGTGTCGATCGGCACACTGGCCTCGGGCTACTTCATCCTGGCGGCCAACTCCTGGATGCAGCACCCGGTGGGCTACGAGATCGACCCGAAGACCGGCGTGGCCCGGCTCAACGACATCTGGCACGTCCTCTTCCAGAACACCGCGGTCGTCCAGTTCGCGCACACCATCTCCTCCGCCTTCCTGACCGGCGGAGCCTTCATGATCGGCGTCTCCAGCTTCCTGCTCTGGAAGATCAAGAAGCAGAAGGACGCCGGCGAGCAGGTCGACCGCAAGCGGACCATCACGCTGCGCAGCTCGCTCCGGCTCGGTCTGGTGACCGCGATGATCGCGGGCGTCCTGGTCGCCCTCTCCGGCGACCAGCTGGCCAAGGTGATGTTCAAGCAGCAGCCGATGAAGATGGCTTCGGCCGAGGCGCTGTGGGACACCGAATGCCCCGCGCCGTTCTCCATCTTCGCCGTCGGCAATGTGAACAAGGGCCACAACTCCGTCGAGATAGAGCTTCCGGGCCTGCTCTCCTTCCTGGCCGACGACAACTTCTCCAGCTGTGTCCCCGGCATCCACGAGACCGCCAAGGCCGAGGCCGAGAAGTACGGCGGCAAGGCCGAGGACTACATCCCCAACATCTTCGTCACCTTCTGGGGCTTCCGCCTGATGATCGGCATCGGGCTCACCGCTGCCGTCGCCGCGGGCGCCGGATTCTGGCTGACCCGGAAGCGGCGATGGCTGTTGCCCGAGCATCGAAGGGGTGAGGACGAAATCCCCAAGCTGATGCTCACCAACAAGAAGGAACTCGGCCCGACCGTCACGAAGTGGGGCTGGCGGGTCGGCATGGCCTCGCTGATCTTCCCCTTCATCGCCAACTCCATCGGCTGGATCTTCACCGAGATGGGCCGTCAGCCCTGGGCCGTCTTCGGCCTGTTCCGGACCGCTGACTCGGTCTCCCCCGGCGTCAGCCAGACCGAGATGGCGATCTCGCTGACCGCGCTGACCCTGCTGTACGCGGTGCTGTTCTGGATCAACGTACGGCTGATGAAGAAGTACGCCATCAAGGGTCCCGACACGGACGAGGAACCGCCGACCAAGGACCCGAAGCTGCGTGGTCCTTCGGGGGACGACTCCGATGACGACGACGCCGACAAGCCACTGACCTTCGCGTACTGA
- the cydB gene encoding cytochrome d ubiquinol oxidase subunit II translates to MGLNDFWFLLIAVLWTGYFFLEGFDFGVGILTRLLARDRTERRVLINIIGPVWDGNEVWLLTAAGAMFAAFPIWYATFFSAFYLLLVIALLLLIVRVLSFEYRHQRPEESWQRNWELVLFVSSLLLPFLWGVMFANMVHGVPINSKQDFAGSFGDLLTWWGLLGGLAFTAVCTLHGAVFTALKTDGDIRVRARALATKAGVATVLLGGGFLAWLQVERGTAWTAVAFAVAVVGLLGTLVMNARGREGWAFSFNGVAIAAVVAAIFLALVPNVMPSSLNEAWNLTIDNTSSGPYTLKVMTWVAGIMTPLVLLYQGWTYWVFRKRLSTKSIPAGAH, encoded by the coding sequence ATGGGCCTCAACGACTTCTGGTTCCTTCTGATCGCCGTTCTGTGGACCGGCTACTTCTTCCTCGAAGGCTTCGACTTCGGGGTGGGCATCCTGACGCGGCTGCTCGCGCGCGACAGGACCGAGCGGCGCGTGCTGATCAACATCATCGGGCCGGTGTGGGACGGCAACGAGGTCTGGCTGCTCACCGCGGCCGGTGCGATGTTCGCCGCGTTCCCCATCTGGTACGCGACGTTCTTCAGTGCCTTCTACCTGCTGCTCGTAATCGCGCTGCTGCTGCTGATCGTGCGCGTGCTGTCCTTCGAGTACCGGCACCAGCGGCCCGAGGAGAGCTGGCAGCGCAACTGGGAGCTGGTGCTCTTCGTCAGCTCGCTGCTGCTGCCGTTCCTGTGGGGCGTGATGTTCGCGAACATGGTGCACGGCGTTCCGATCAACTCCAAGCAGGACTTCGCCGGTTCGTTCGGCGACCTGCTGACCTGGTGGGGGCTGCTCGGCGGGCTCGCCTTCACGGCCGTGTGCACGCTGCACGGTGCGGTGTTCACCGCGCTGAAGACGGACGGCGACATCCGGGTGCGGGCGCGTGCGCTCGCGACGAAGGCGGGTGTGGCCACCGTGCTCCTGGGCGGCGGGTTCCTCGCCTGGCTCCAGGTCGAGCGCGGGACGGCGTGGACCGCGGTGGCGTTCGCCGTGGCGGTCGTCGGACTGCTCGGGACGCTCGTGATGAACGCCAGGGGACGCGAAGGCTGGGCGTTCTCCTTCAACGGGGTCGCGATCGCGGCCGTGGTGGCGGCGATCTTCCTGGCCCTGGTGCCGAACGTCATGCCCTCCTCGCTCAACGAGGCGTGGAACCTGACGATCGACAACACGTCCTCGGGTCCGTACACGCTGAAGGTGATGACCTGGGTCGCGGGGATCATGACGCCGCTGGTCCTGCTCTACCAGGGCTGGACCTACTGGGTGTTCCGCAAGCGGCTCAGCACGAAGAGCATTCCTGCCGGGGCGCACTGA